Proteins encoded by one window of Lasioglossum baleicum chromosome 4, iyLasBale1, whole genome shotgun sequence:
- the Inx3 gene encoding innexin 3 — MAVFGLVSAVAGFVKVRYLVDKAIIDNMVFRAHYRITSAILFACCIIVSANNLIGDPINCLSDAGVPENVINTYCWITYTFSLPQNQAKPVGTHVAHPGLGADVGEKRYHSYYQWVPFMLFFQGILFYIPHWIWKQWEEGKVRMISEGMRGAMIDNKDERKAKSQRLVKYISDTMHHHNIYAAGYFFCEALNFVNVVGNIFFVDMFLGGAFLSYGTDVLKFSNMNQEQRSDPMVEVFPRVTKCTFHKFGGSGTIQKLDALCVLALNILNEKIFIFLWFWFIILAVLSGIALLYSMAVVLLPSTRETILKKRFKFVTPTAVSVLIRKTQVGDFMLLHLLGQNMNMMLFKEVLEDLYRCCNLGSTSEASPTSVPSAPSTLEMSPIYPEIEKYAKDTEI, encoded by the exons ATGGCGGTGTTTGGCTTGGTCTCGGCTGTGGCCGGGTTCGTCAAGGTACGATACCTCGTGGACAAGGCGATAATcgataacatggtgttcagggcCCATTACAGAATCACGTCCGCGATTCTGTTCGCCTGTTGCATCATTGTGTCCGCCAATAACCTCATAG GCGATCCGATAAACTGTCTGAGCGACGCAGGGGTGCCGGAGAACGTGATAAACACGTACTGCTGGATCACGTACACGTTTTCGCTGCCCCAGAACCAAGCGAAACCCGTTGGTACTCATGTGGCCCATCCTGGATTGGGAGCCGACGTCGGAGAGAAGAGGTACCACTCCTATTATCAGTGGGTACCCTTCATGCTGTTCTTCCAG GGGATTCTGTTCTACATTCCGCACTGGATATGGAAGCAATGGGAAGAGGGTAAGGTCCGCATGATCTCCGAGGGCATGAGGGGTGCCATGATCGATAACAAAGATGAGCGAAAGGCGAAGTCGCAACGACTGGTTAAGTACATCTCCGACACGATGCACCATCACAACATCTACGCTGCTGGCTACTTCTTCTGCGAGGCGCTCAACTTCGTTAACGTG GTTGGCAACATATTCTTCGTGGACATGTTCCTCGGCGGCGCCTTTCTCTCGTACGGCACTGACGTGCTGAAATTCAGCAACATGAACCAAGAACAACGCAGCGACCCTATGGTAGAGGTGTTCCCCCGCGTGACAAAATGCACCTTCCACAAATTCGGAGGCTCCGGAACCATCCAGAAGCTGGACGCTCTCTGTGTCCTCGCTCTGAACATTCTCAACGAGAAGATCTTCATTTTCCTGTGGTTCTGGTTCATTATTCTGGCGGTGTTGTCTGGGATCGCGTTACTATACAGCATGGCTGTGGTGCTGTTGCCCAGCACTCGGGAAACCATTCTGAAGAAACGATTCAAGTTCGTCACACCTACTGCTGTCAGCGTGCTCATTAGGAAAACACAG GTGGGCGACTTCATGCTGCTGCACCTGCTGGGCCAGAACATGAACATGATGCTGTTCAAGGAGGTGTTGGAGGATCTATACCGCTGTTGTAACCTGGGTTCGACGAGCGAGGCGTCGCCGACGTCGGTTCCATCGGCGCCCAGCACCCTCGAGATGTCGCCGATCTACCCGGAGATCGAGAAATACGCGAAGGACACAGAGATCTAA